GCCGACCGGACATCCTTCAGCGGCCTGGACGGCAGGCGCATCGTGGAGCCGGGCGACTTCGACGTCGCCGTCGGGACGTCGAGTGAAGACTTGTCGCTGAGCGCGCGGTTCCGCATCGAGGGAGCGGTCCGGATGGTGGACGAGGGAAGGGTCCTCGTCACTCCGGTATCCGTTGCGGCGCAGTAACTTTGACACAGCAACTCTTGTTCGATCACAACCCAGGAAGCAGGCATTCCCACCATGGCGCTCTCACCGACTCCGGACGACAAGTTCTCCTTCGGCCTCTGGACCGTCGGCTGGCTCGGCGTCGATCCTTTCGGCACGGCTTCGCGTGAGCCGCTCGAGCCGTGGGACTACGTGAGGGAACTGGCCGACCTCGGCGCATGGGGCATCACCTTCCACGACAACGACGTCTTCGCGTTCGACGCCGACGAGGCGACCAAGCGGTCGCGCATCGACAAACTGAAGAAGGTGTGTGACGACTCGGGGATCACCATCGAGATGGTCACGACCAACACCTTCACCCACCCGGTGTTCAAGGACGGCGGCTTCACCAGCAACGACCGCGGGGTGCGGCGGTTCGGACTGCGCAAGGTGCTCGGTGCGGTCGACATCGCGGCCGAATGCGGTGCGACGACTTTCGTGATGTGGGGTGGCCGCGAGGGCGCGGAATACGACGGCAGCAAGAACGTGTATGCCGCCCTCGAGCGGTACAAGGAGGGCGTCGACACCGTTGCGGCATACATCAAGGACAAGGCTTACGACCTGCGGATCGGGTTGGAGCCCAAGCCGAACGAGCCGCGAGGAGACATCTTCCTGCCCACTGTCGGACATGCGCTGGCGTTCATCGCCGAGCTGGACAACGGTGACATCGTCGGCTTGAATCCGGAGACCGGGCACGAACAGATGGCGAACCTGAACTTCAGCCACCAGCTGGGCCAGGCGCTGTGGAGCGGCAAGCTCTTCCACCTCGACCTCAACGGTCAGCGGGGCCTGAAGTACGACCAGGACCTGGTCTTCGGGCACGGTGACCTGCTGTCCGCGTTCTTCACCGTCGACCTGCTGGAGAACGGCTTCCCCGGCCAGCCCGACGCGCCGCGGTACACCGGTCCGCGGCACTTCGACTACAAGCCCTCCCGTACGGAGAACATGGCGGGAGTGTGGGATTCGGCGCGCGCGTGCATGTCGACGTACCTGCACCTGGCGGAGAAGGCGCGGGCGTTCCGGGCCGATCCGCGGGTGACCGAGGCGATGGAGTACGCAGGCGTCACCTCGTTGCAGGAGCCGACCCTGGCCGAGGGCGAGACGCTGGCGGACTTCCTCGCGGGCGACGACGGTTTCGACGTGCAGCAGGCGGCCGAGCGCGACTACGGTTTCGTGAAGCTGAACCAGCTGGCCGTCGAGCACCTGACCGGCCGCTGAGGGGCTCGCGTGACTCCGGAGCAGCCCGTCCCCGATGTCAGCACCCTCCCGGTCCGGGTCAAGGCCGGTCTGCTGGTCGGGAAGGACTTCTGGTCGACCATGGACGCGCCGGATCACGGCGTCGGCAGTGTGCAGATGTCGGACGGTCCGCACGGGGTTCGGCACGCGACCGGTGACGAGCTCGGTCTCAACGACGCGTCGCCCGCGACCTGCTTTCCCCCTGCCGTCGCGGTGGGATGCAGTTGGGATCCGGAAGTGGCGCGGCGAATCGGGGAAAGCGTTGCACGAGAAGCGCGTTCGCTCGGGATCGACATCGTTCTCGGTCCTGGCATCAACATCAAGCGGACACCGTTGTGCGGTCGCAACTTCGAGTACTACTCCGAGGACCCGCATCTCGCCGGGGAACTCGGCGTCGCACACGTGGACGGCCAGCAGGGCGCCGGTGTCGGGGCGTCGGTGAAGCACTTCGCCGCCAACAACCAGGAGACCGAGCGGATGCGCGTCGACGTGATCGTCGACGACCGGACGTTGCGGGAGATCTACCTGCCGGCGTTCGAGGCGGTGGTGAAACGTTCGGCCCCGGCGACCGTGATGGCGTCATACAACCTCCTCGGCGGGCTGCACGCGACGGAGCATCCGTGGCTGCTCACGACGTTGTTGCGTGAGGAGTGGGGTTTCGAGGGCGTGACGGTTTCCGACTGGGGTGCGACGGGTGATCCGGTCGCTTCGGTCGCGGCCGGGCTCGACCTGCAGATGCCGGGCCGGTCGGAGGAAGCGGTGGACGCCATCGCCGCTGCAGTCGAGGACGGGCACCTGTCCGAGGCGGACCTCGACAGGGCCGCGGCCAGCGTGCTCGGACT
This genomic window from Flexivirga oryzae contains:
- the xylA gene encoding xylose isomerase, with amino-acid sequence MALSPTPDDKFSFGLWTVGWLGVDPFGTASREPLEPWDYVRELADLGAWGITFHDNDVFAFDADEATKRSRIDKLKKVCDDSGITIEMVTTNTFTHPVFKDGGFTSNDRGVRRFGLRKVLGAVDIAAECGATTFVMWGGREGAEYDGSKNVYAALERYKEGVDTVAAYIKDKAYDLRIGLEPKPNEPRGDIFLPTVGHALAFIAELDNGDIVGLNPETGHEQMANLNFSHQLGQALWSGKLFHLDLNGQRGLKYDQDLVFGHGDLLSAFFTVDLLENGFPGQPDAPRYTGPRHFDYKPSRTENMAGVWDSARACMSTYLHLAEKARAFRADPRVTEAMEYAGVTSLQEPTLAEGETLADFLAGDDGFDVQQAAERDYGFVKLNQLAVEHLTGR